CGCAAGCTGATGGATCTGATGGTCTACAACTTCTCGCTGGAGCGTGAAGTACTGTTCAGCACCGATACCATGGGGCTGCATCTGCTGGACTCCATTCGCCAGGGCTTCAGTGTGCTGGGGCCGTTGTTTCTGATGCTGCTGATTGCCGCGCTGGTCGGCCCGGTGATGCTTGGCGGCTGGCTGTTCAGTGCCAAGCTGCTGGCACCCAAAGGGGAGCGTCTCAATCCGCTGGCAGGTATCAAGCGGATGTTCTCGATCAAGGCGCTGGTTGAGCTGCTCAAGGCATTGGGCAAGTTCTTCGTCGTACTGGCCATGGCATTGCTGGTGCTCTATATGCGCACCGATGATTTGCTGGCGCTGAGCAATGAATCTCTGCCCGGGGCGATTTTCCACAGTGGCTGGGTGCTCGGCACCTCGCTGTTGCTGCTGGCCTGCTCATTGATCCTGATTGCTGCGGTGGATGTGCCGTTCCAGATATGGGACAACAAGCAGAAGACGCGCATGACCAAGCAGGAAGTGCGTGATGAGTACAAGGATTCCGAAGGCAAACCCGAGGTCAAATCACGGGTGCGCCAGTTGCAACGGGAAATGGCCGAGCGGCGTATGATGGGTGAAGTGCCCAAGGCCGATGTGGTGATCACCAACCCGACGCATTACGCGGTAGCGTTGAAATACGATCCGGTGCACTCCGGGGCGCCGGTAGTATTGGCCAAGGGGGCGGATTTTCTGGCACAGAAGATTCGCGAAGTGGCGACCGAGCATGATGTGATCATTCTCGAATCACCGCCGCTGGCGCGAGCGGTGTATCACAGCACCGAGCTGGACCAGCCGATTCCTGCCGGGCTGTACCTGGCAGTGGCTCAGGTACTGGCCTATGTCTACCAGGTGCGCCAGTTCCATGAGGGCAAAGGCAAACGCCCCGGCCCAATGCCGCCGCCACCGATACCGGATGATTTGCGCCGGGATGAGTAAAGCTGGCTGACCTCCTTCGTGGGCAAGCAGTGCCGGGCTTGCGGTTGATTGCTGCGGACGGGTATAAGCTTAACAGCTGATATTCAAATGGCAGGAGCACGATGATGTCTGACAGTTCACGTATTTCGTTGTTTGCGGTAGTGGCGGCGGCATTGCTGGCGTTGGCACTGGCTTTCATGGCAGTGAGTATCAAGACCGGTCTGTTGCAGTTTCGCGACGCCGATCGGGTGGTCAGCGTCAAGGGGCTGGCTGAGCGTGAGGTGGAAGCGGATCTGGCCCTGTGGCCGATCAACTTCACTGTGCTGGGCGATGGCCTGGACGCGTTGCAGAGTGATATCGAAACCCAGCAGAACCTGATTCGCTCCTTTCTGTTGCTCAAGGGTTTTGCCGAAAGCGATCTGCAGCTCGCCATGCCGAAGATCACTGATCAGCATGCCAACCTGTATGGCTCGAACATGCCGCCGCAGCGTTACCGTGCCGAAGTGACGGTGCTGGTGCGTACCGGGAACATCGAGCAGATCAAAAGCGGTATGCAGAGCGTTGGTGAACTGGTCAAGTCCGGGGTCGCACTGACCCAGAGTTACGAACATCAGCCGCAATTCATCTTCACCCAGCTCAATTCGATCAAGCCGGAAATGATTGCGTTGGCGACCCAGGAGGCGCGGGCCGCTGCGGATCAGTTTGCGCGCGATGCGGGAGCCGAGGTGGGTAGTATTCGGCGTGCTTCGCAGGGGTATTTCTCGATCGAGGACGTGGACCCTTACACACCGGAAATCAAGAAGGTGCGCGTGGTCACCAGCGTTGACTATATCCTGCGTTGAGCTGAGCACTGTTGATGCTGCTGCCAAGGTTGGG
Above is a genomic segment from Halopseudomonas litoralis containing:
- the flhB gene encoding flagellar biosynthesis protein FlhB gives rise to the protein MAEDSGQERTEDPTAKRQKESREKGQVARSKELNTLAVVMVAALGLLMLGPEMARKLMDLMVYNFSLEREVLFSTDTMGLHLLDSIRQGFSVLGPLFLMLLIAALVGPVMLGGWLFSAKLLAPKGERLNPLAGIKRMFSIKALVELLKALGKFFVVLAMALLVLYMRTDDLLALSNESLPGAIFHSGWVLGTSLLLLACSLILIAAVDVPFQIWDNKQKTRMTKQEVRDEYKDSEGKPEVKSRVRQLQREMAERRMMGEVPKADVVITNPTHYAVALKYDPVHSGAPVVLAKGADFLAQKIREVATEHDVIILESPPLARAVYHSTELDQPIPAGLYLAVAQVLAYVYQVRQFHEGKGKRPGPMPPPPIPDDLRRDE
- a CDS encoding SIMPL domain-containing protein, whose product is MSDSSRISLFAVVAAALLALALAFMAVSIKTGLLQFRDADRVVSVKGLAEREVEADLALWPINFTVLGDGLDALQSDIETQQNLIRSFLLLKGFAESDLQLAMPKITDQHANLYGSNMPPQRYRAEVTVLVRTGNIEQIKSGMQSVGELVKSGVALTQSYEHQPQFIFTQLNSIKPEMIALATQEARAAADQFARDAGAEVGSIRRASQGYFSIEDVDPYTPEIKKVRVVTSVDYILR